The following proteins are encoded in a genomic region of Catellatospora sp. TT07R-123:
- the rph gene encoding rifamycin-inactivating phosphotransferase, with the protein MSEQYVWDLHEVDETHLGAVGGKGANLGALSRIAGVTVPPGFCVTTAAFRRIMGAAPSLESRLDELAGLDPDDRDAIRTVSAEIRQAVAAIAVPDDLTQAVTRALAELGGQVACAVRSSATAEDLPTASFAGQQDTYLNVVGPAAVLQHVSRCWASLFTERAVTYRQRNGIDHRTVHMAVVVQQMVLPRAAGIMFTADPVTSNRTVTSVEAGYGLGEALVSGLVNPDVYRVRDGEVVARTIGAKQLAVLAVPGGGTRDVAVEPERQRQPALTDAQVVQLAQLGRRIEAHFGRPQDIEWCLTDHGFQIVQSRPITTLFPVPEAADRANRVYVSVGHQQMMTDAMKPLGLSFWQMTTPAPMAEAGGRLFVDVTQRLASATARTGFLELMGKADPLMRDALQSVLDRDGFIRPLADEGAPRPLFGSTPAAIETDPAVVTELIGQSEASVAATAQEIRTKSGTALLDFILADIQELRRILFDPRSHQVFMSAMEATWWLNEQLEAWLGEKNAADVLTQSVPHNVTSEMGLALLGVADVIRPLPDVVEFLRHTDGDGFLDELPKLAGGQQAREAIETWLDRYGMRCVGEIDITRPRWRERPATLLPMILGNVRNFGPGAGERRFERGRQEAWQREQELLARLRALPDGQDKAEETKRRIDRVRTFIGYREYPKYGMVSRYFVYKQALLAEAGRLVRAGVLRAADDIFYLTFQELHDVVRTNRVDDELIDRRREEFRWYETLTPPRVLTSDGEAVTGTYRRDDLPDGALVGLPVSAGTVEGRARVVLDLAKADLEPGDILVTAHTDPSWTPLFVAVAGLVTEVGGLMTHGAVIAREYGLPAVVGVVDATRLIRDGQRIRVHGTDGYLEILP; encoded by the coding sequence GTGAGCGAGCAGTACGTATGGGATCTGCACGAGGTCGACGAGACGCACCTCGGCGCGGTCGGCGGCAAGGGCGCCAACCTCGGGGCGCTGTCCCGGATCGCCGGCGTGACCGTGCCGCCCGGCTTCTGCGTGACGACAGCCGCCTTCCGGCGGATCATGGGGGCGGCGCCGTCGCTCGAAAGCCGACTCGACGAGCTGGCGGGCCTGGACCCGGACGACCGCGACGCGATCCGCACGGTCAGCGCCGAGATCCGGCAGGCCGTCGCCGCGATCGCCGTCCCGGACGACCTCACGCAGGCGGTCACCCGCGCCCTGGCCGAGCTCGGCGGGCAGGTCGCCTGCGCCGTCCGGTCCAGCGCGACGGCGGAGGACCTGCCGACGGCCTCCTTCGCCGGGCAGCAGGACACGTACCTGAACGTGGTGGGCCCGGCGGCGGTCCTGCAGCATGTCAGCAGGTGCTGGGCGTCGCTGTTCACCGAGCGGGCGGTCACCTACCGCCAGCGCAACGGCATCGACCACCGCACGGTCCACATGGCCGTGGTCGTGCAGCAGATGGTCCTCCCCCGGGCGGCGGGCATCATGTTCACCGCCGACCCCGTCACCTCGAACCGGACGGTGACCTCGGTGGAGGCCGGGTACGGTCTCGGCGAGGCCCTCGTCTCCGGCCTGGTGAACCCCGACGTCTACCGGGTGCGCGACGGCGAGGTCGTCGCCAGGACGATCGGAGCCAAGCAGCTCGCCGTCCTCGCCGTGCCGGGCGGCGGCACGCGCGACGTGGCGGTCGAGCCCGAGCGGCAGCGGCAGCCGGCCCTGACCGACGCGCAGGTCGTGCAGCTGGCACAGCTCGGCCGGCGGATCGAGGCGCACTTCGGCCGTCCGCAGGACATCGAATGGTGCCTGACCGACCACGGATTCCAGATCGTCCAGAGCCGACCGATCACCACGCTGTTCCCCGTCCCCGAGGCCGCCGACCGGGCGAACCGCGTCTACGTCTCGGTCGGCCACCAGCAGATGATGACCGACGCCATGAAGCCCCTGGGACTGTCCTTCTGGCAGATGACGACGCCCGCGCCCATGGCCGAGGCCGGCGGCCGCCTGTTCGTCGACGTCACCCAGCGGCTGGCCTCGGCGACGGCCCGCACGGGATTCCTGGAGCTGATGGGCAAGGCCGACCCGCTGATGCGGGACGCGCTGCAGAGCGTCCTCGACCGCGACGGCTTCATCCGGCCGCTGGCCGACGAGGGCGCCCCCAGGCCGCTGTTCGGGAGCACCCCGGCCGCGATCGAGACCGATCCGGCCGTCGTCACCGAGCTGATCGGGCAGAGTGAGGCGTCCGTCGCCGCCACGGCCCAGGAGATCCGTACGAAGTCCGGGACCGCGCTGCTCGACTTCATCCTGGCCGACATCCAGGAGCTGCGGCGGATTCTGTTCGATCCGCGCAGCCACCAGGTCTTCATGTCGGCGATGGAGGCGACCTGGTGGTTGAACGAGCAGCTGGAGGCGTGGCTGGGCGAGAAGAACGCGGCCGACGTGCTCACCCAGTCCGTGCCCCACAACGTCACGTCCGAGATGGGGCTGGCGCTGCTGGGCGTCGCCGACGTGATCCGTCCGCTTCCGGACGTGGTGGAGTTCCTGCGGCACACCGATGGCGACGGCTTCCTCGACGAGCTGCCGAAGCTCGCGGGCGGGCAGCAGGCGCGGGAGGCGATCGAGACCTGGCTCGACCGGTACGGCATGCGCTGCGTCGGCGAGATCGACATCACCCGGCCCCGGTGGCGCGAGCGCCCCGCCACGCTCCTGCCCATGATCCTCGGCAACGTCCGCAACTTCGGGCCCGGGGCCGGCGAGCGGCGGTTCGAGCGGGGGCGGCAGGAGGCCTGGCAGCGGGAGCAGGAGCTGCTGGCCCGGCTGCGGGCCCTGCCGGACGGGCAGGACAAGGCGGAGGAGACCAAGCGACGGATCGACCGGGTCCGGACCTTCATCGGGTACCGGGAGTATCCGAAGTACGGCATGGTCAGCCGCTACTTCGTGTACAAGCAGGCCCTGCTGGCAGAGGCCGGGCGCCTCGTGCGGGCCGGGGTGCTCCGGGCGGCGGACGACATCTTTTACCTCACGTTCCAGGAGCTCCACGACGTCGTACGCACGAACCGCGTGGACGACGAGCTGATCGACCGGCGCCGGGAGGAGTTCCGTTGGTACGAGACGCTGACGCCGCCCCGGGTGCTCACCTCGGACGGCGAGGCCGTCACCGGGACGTACCGGCGCGACGACCTGCCGGACGGTGCGCTGGTCGGCCTGCCGGTCTCCGCCGGGACCGTCGAGGGGCGGGCCCGGGTCGTCCTCGACTTGGCCAAGGCCGATCTCGAACCGGGCGACATCCTGGTCACGGCGCATACCGATCCCAGCTGGACGCCCCTGTTCGTCGCCGTCGCGGGCCTGGTGACGGAGGTCGGCGGGCTGATGACCCACGGCGCGGTGATCGCCCGCGAGTACGGCCTGCCCGCCGTCGTCGGGGTCGTGGACGCCACCCGGCTGATCCGCGACGGGCAGCGGATCCGGGTGCACGGCACCGACGGCTACCTCGAGATCCTGCCCTGA
- a CDS encoding DUF5994 family protein, whose amino-acid sequence MTARIGPPDLMGMVPTSAQHDERLRIEPTHTTAGMLDGGWWPHSTDPAEALPGLVLAIDLIRGPIVRFVLGADGWRRHPEHVHVGGRRIEVVYSASQPASLLTARCTGGGRVDLLVVSPYMPGDMAARSLLRAAQAGNRVTAPLAAGVG is encoded by the coding sequence ATGACCGCGCGTATCGGCCCCCCGGACCTCATGGGCATGGTCCCCACCTCAGCGCAACATGACGAGCGGCTGCGTATCGAACCGACACACACCACGGCGGGGATGCTGGACGGCGGATGGTGGCCCCACTCGACGGACCCGGCCGAAGCACTGCCCGGCCTGGTGCTGGCGATCGACCTGATCCGGGGGCCGATCGTGCGGTTCGTGCTCGGCGCCGACGGCTGGAGACGACACCCGGAGCACGTCCACGTCGGCGGCCGCCGGATAGAAGTCGTGTATTCGGCCAGCCAGCCGGCCAGTCTGCTCACCGCGCGGTGTACGGGCGGAGGGCGGGTCGACCTGCTGGTCGTGTCGCCGTACATGCCGGGGGACATGGCTGCCAGGTCCCTGCTGCGGGCGGCGCAGGCGGGCAACCGTGTGACCGCACCCCTGGCCGCAGGGGTAGGCTAG
- a CDS encoding sulfotransferase, with the protein MLERPVFIMSTPRAGSTLLFEVLAQSPRAWTIGGESHAVIEAIEPLRARDRGWESSRLTAADATPQVVARLSAGFQELWHDRDGRRPGPHDQPTLLEKTPRNALRLPFLAAAFPDARFIYLHRDPAETISSMLEGWLTGRCVTYPDLPGWTGLPWSFMLVPGWRELIGRPVAEIAATQWATTTEILLADLAGLDPHQWLATDYRRLVDEPTAETARICSFLGWPYDRQLTGGELPLSAWTISAPRPDKWRRNAEVLEPVLPLTERAAALARSALDHR; encoded by the coding sequence ATGCTGGAGAGACCCGTGTTCATCATGTCCACGCCCCGGGCAGGCAGCACCCTGCTGTTCGAGGTGCTCGCACAGTCGCCGCGGGCGTGGACGATCGGCGGCGAGAGCCACGCCGTCATCGAGGCGATCGAGCCGCTGCGGGCGCGCGACCGGGGCTGGGAGTCCAGCCGGCTCACCGCGGCCGACGCCACGCCGCAGGTCGTCGCCCGGCTCAGCGCCGGATTCCAGGAGCTGTGGCACGACCGCGACGGGCGCCGGCCAGGCCCGCACGACCAGCCCACCCTGCTGGAGAAGACGCCCCGCAACGCCCTGCGGCTGCCGTTCCTGGCCGCGGCGTTCCCGGACGCGCGCTTCATCTACCTGCACCGCGACCCGGCGGAGACGATCAGCAGCATGCTGGAGGGCTGGCTGACCGGCCGCTGCGTCACCTACCCGGACCTGCCCGGCTGGACCGGGCTGCCGTGGTCGTTCATGCTCGTGCCCGGCTGGCGCGAGCTGATCGGCCGCCCCGTCGCCGAGATCGCCGCGACGCAGTGGGCCACCACCACGGAGATCCTGCTCGCGGACCTGGCCGGGCTCGACCCGCACCAGTGGCTGGCCACCGACTACCGGCGGCTGGTCGACGAGCCGACCGCCGAGACGGCCCGGATCTGCTCGTTCCTCGGCTGGCCCTACGACCGGCAGCTGACCGGTGGCGAGCTGCCGCTGTCGGCGTGGACGATCTCGGCGCCGCGGCCGGACAAGTGGCGGCGCAACGCCGAGGTGCTGGAACCGGTGCTGCCGTTGACCGAGCGCGCCGCAGCCCTGGCCAGGTCGGCCCTGGACCACCGCTGA
- a CDS encoding VOC family protein encodes MKSIKQIQVTFDCREPGRVARFWCEVLGYVLTPVPDGFATWEDYQLALPPEQRDAWAACVDPTGAGPRLYFQRVPEGKVVKNRLHLDVRAGAGLVGAERLAVLEAEGARLIALGATPVLLQHADEENESCYTLQDVEGNEFCLD; translated from the coding sequence ATGAAGTCGATCAAGCAGATCCAGGTCACCTTCGACTGCCGCGAGCCCGGACGCGTCGCCCGGTTCTGGTGCGAGGTGCTCGGATACGTCCTGACGCCGGTGCCGGACGGGTTCGCCACCTGGGAGGACTACCAGCTCGCCCTGCCGCCCGAGCAGCGGGACGCGTGGGCGGCCTGCGTCGATCCCACCGGTGCCGGCCCGCGGCTGTACTTCCAGCGCGTCCCGGAGGGCAAGGTCGTCAAGAACCGGCTGCATCTCGACGTACGGGCAGGCGCCGGGCTGGTGGGCGCCGAGCGCCTGGCCGTGCTCGAAGCCGAGGGCGCACGGCTGATCGCGCTCGGCGCGACGCCTGTGCTGCTCCAGCACGCCGACGAGGAGAACGAGTCCTGCTACACGCTCCAAGACGTCGAAGGAAACGAGTTCTGCCTGGACTGA
- a CDS encoding DUF4360 domain-containing protein, with the protein MRPSRLLLACTVALLTTAAVPGVSHAAGPDPGTVYISSITYGGTGCPNGTVGSSISTDRTTATLIFDVFVASTGSGVPATERRKNCQVNLNLHIPRSLAWLAAVKIDHRGYVQVPAGMTGWRGDTLHSPDLIVGKPEQTGIVGPTAKDYRVTDSYVQAPLSSTLCTSEAVHPDNINAAVRLDGGTGSGQITLDSLDIHVTTTNLLPCLN; encoded by the coding sequence ATGCGCCCATCCCGCCTGCTGCTCGCCTGCACGGTCGCGCTGCTCACCACCGCGGCCGTGCCCGGCGTCAGCCACGCCGCGGGTCCCGACCCGGGCACCGTCTACATCAGCAGCATCACCTACGGCGGCACCGGCTGCCCGAACGGCACCGTCGGCAGCTCGATCAGCACCGACCGGACCACCGCCACGCTGATCTTCGACGTGTTCGTCGCGTCCACCGGTTCCGGCGTGCCCGCGACCGAGCGGCGCAAGAACTGCCAGGTCAACCTCAACCTGCACATCCCCCGGTCGCTGGCCTGGCTGGCGGCGGTGAAGATCGACCATCGCGGCTACGTACAGGTCCCGGCGGGCATGACCGGATGGCGCGGCGACACGCTCCACTCCCCCGACCTCATCGTCGGCAAGCCGGAGCAGACCGGCATCGTCGGCCCTACGGCCAAGGACTACCGGGTCACCGACTCGTACGTGCAGGCTCCGCTGTCGTCCACGCTGTGCACGTCGGAGGCGGTGCACCCGGACAACATCAACGCCGCGGTACGCCTCGACGGCGGCACCGGCAGCGGCCAGATCACCCTGGACTCGCTGGACATCCACGTCACCACGACGAACCTGCTGCCCTGCCTGAACTGA
- a CDS encoding DUF5994 family protein, whose amino-acid sequence MQTTGNPTTYPTRQAEGSAARLVLARQHVDRAVLDGGWWPRTRDPAAEVPALVAALTQRYGPIRHVMLNSAAWADRPRRLAAGTREIRMGWFSSQDPALAIAITTTDDQLDLLVVPPATSPADAGRAMAAAADPDVFTSAAGILAALPASEPGSEPAGADPESIGVWDDEGGHASGSPRMPEAAALPAAAVAAVMP is encoded by the coding sequence ATGCAGACCACCGGCAACCCCACCACATACCCGACCCGCCAGGCCGAAGGCTCTGCTGCGAGGTTGGTGCTGGCGCGGCAGCACGTCGACCGCGCGGTTCTCGACGGCGGGTGGTGGCCCCGTACGCGGGATCCGGCCGCCGAGGTGCCTGCCCTGGTCGCAGCACTGACTCAGCGGTACGGCCCGATCCGCCACGTCATGCTCAACAGCGCCGCGTGGGCAGACCGGCCGCGGCGCCTCGCGGCAGGCACCCGAGAGATTCGCATGGGGTGGTTCTCATCCCAGGACCCGGCGCTGGCGATCGCGATCACCACCACAGATGATCAACTGGACCTGCTCGTGGTCCCACCGGCGACATCACCTGCGGACGCCGGACGGGCGATGGCGGCCGCCGCCGACCCGGACGTGTTCACGTCCGCCGCCGGCATCCTCGCGGCGCTGCCCGCATCCGAACCTGGATCCGAACCTGCGGGTGCCGACCCGGAATCAATCGGAGTCTGGGACGACGAGGGCGGGCATGCCTCAGGCAGCCCTCGTATGCCTGAGGCGGCCGCCCTTCCGGCGGCTGCCGTCGCCGCGGTCATGCCATGA
- a CDS encoding serine hydrolase — translation MSIMPEFRGTLLVMQGDEVLADVVAAGHTPGTRFQIASVSKQFTAAAVLLLAQRGLLRLDDRIGRWIDGCPASWDGITLHHLLAHTSGLGHWNEYPMIDLFRPLPPPELLAAFGQVPPLSAPGDRWHYSSPGYVLLAHVVARAADRPYRDVLAREFFEPLGMADTFVGSPGDRSALAQGHGPDGEPVPSYELDVVAMGAGDVWSTTGDLIRWLDGLRAGRLLDARHLGLMLAEHAATGHEPDSRGYGYGCFVGSFNGEQWFHHSGGNSGFRSFAACLPASDRRIVVLSDSEAMDGAVLNELLAAAFG, via the coding sequence ATGTCGATCATGCCGGAGTTCCGGGGCACGCTGCTGGTCATGCAGGGCGACGAGGTGCTCGCCGACGTCGTCGCAGCGGGCCATACCCCCGGCACCCGCTTCCAGATCGCTTCGGTGAGCAAGCAGTTCACCGCCGCGGCGGTGCTGCTGCTGGCCCAGCGCGGCCTGCTGCGCCTGGACGACCGCATCGGCCGCTGGATCGACGGCTGCCCTGCCTCGTGGGACGGCATCACGCTGCACCACCTGCTCGCGCACACCTCCGGGCTCGGGCACTGGAACGAGTACCCGATGATCGATCTGTTCCGGCCCCTGCCACCACCTGAGCTGCTGGCGGCGTTCGGCCAGGTGCCGCCGTTGTCGGCCCCCGGCGACCGCTGGCACTACAGCAGCCCGGGATACGTCCTGCTGGCGCACGTCGTGGCGCGGGCCGCCGACCGGCCCTACCGCGACGTGCTCGCGCGCGAGTTCTTCGAGCCGCTGGGGATGGCCGACACGTTCGTCGGATCTCCCGGCGACCGGTCGGCCCTCGCCCAGGGCCACGGCCCCGACGGTGAGCCGGTGCCCTCGTACGAGCTGGACGTCGTCGCGATGGGTGCCGGTGACGTCTGGTCGACCACCGGGGACCTGATCCGCTGGCTCGACGGCCTCCGGGCCGGGCGGCTGCTCGACGCCCGGCACCTCGGCCTGATGCTCGCCGAGCACGCGGCGACCGGCCACGAGCCGGACTCGCGCGGGTACGGCTACGGCTGCTTCGTCGGCTCCTTCAACGGCGAGCAGTGGTTCCACCACAGCGGCGGGAACTCCGGCTTCCGCTCGTTCGCGGCCTGCCTGCCCGCCTCGGACCGCCGCATCGTGGTGCTCAGCGACTCCGAGGCCATGGACGGGGCGGTCCTCAACGAGCTGCTCGCCGCCGCGTTCGGCTGA
- a CDS encoding ANTAR domain-containing protein, translating to MIDERVMRVWAQVGKHTHGASVTVADICAAAVAGVGVDGAAVTLATGTSTVRRTVHATDRIALELEQRQSVFGQGPGVDVCATGGPVFAVDLAAPAEQARWPAFARAALARGVRAVFALPMQVGAIRLGVVDLHRAGPGLMSPYELADALAFADSAALLLLDTAAGAPADTAELAWQREESSAYSAEVHQATGMLAVRLGITAGSALARLRADAVACGRGLGDLAYDVIEGGRGGDTARQIAVLAQDADRLEYAALAAHGRGRP from the coding sequence ATGATCGACGAGCGGGTCATGCGGGTCTGGGCGCAGGTCGGCAAGCACACCCACGGCGCCAGCGTGACCGTGGCGGACATCTGCGCCGCCGCAGTGGCCGGAGTCGGCGTGGACGGAGCCGCGGTGACCCTCGCGACAGGCACGTCGACGGTACGCCGGACTGTACACGCCACCGACCGGATCGCCCTCGAACTCGAGCAGCGGCAGTCGGTCTTCGGGCAGGGACCCGGTGTCGACGTCTGCGCCACCGGCGGCCCGGTGTTCGCGGTCGATCTCGCCGCACCGGCCGAGCAGGCCCGCTGGCCGGCTTTCGCCCGTGCCGCGCTCGCCAGGGGCGTGCGAGCGGTGTTCGCCCTGCCCATGCAGGTCGGCGCCATCCGGTTGGGGGTCGTGGACCTCCACCGGGCCGGGCCGGGGCTGATGAGCCCGTACGAACTCGCCGACGCGCTGGCGTTCGCCGACAGCGCCGCGCTGCTGCTGCTCGACACGGCGGCGGGCGCACCCGCCGACACCGCCGAACTGGCCTGGCAACGCGAGGAGTCGAGCGCCTACAGTGCCGAGGTCCACCAGGCGACAGGCATGCTCGCCGTACGGCTGGGAATCACCGCGGGGTCGGCCCTCGCGCGCCTGCGCGCCGATGCCGTCGCCTGTGGCCGGGGTCTCGGCGACCTCGCGTACGACGTCATCGAAGGCGGCCGCGGCGGCGACACCGCCCGTCAGATAGCGGTCCTGGCCCAGGACGCCGACCGCCTCGAATATGCCGCGCTCGCGGCTCATGGCCGGGGACGGCCGTGA
- a CDS encoding S1 family peptidase, whose product MSRPFRLAATAVALLAALAAATASATSAAAAPAPQHRQLSALAQTPGTAWTVDPVTGRTTVTLDDTVTEQQAARLRDDLRGTAVDLRREPGRLRTMLAGGDAIYGSTARCSLGANARRGTTYYLITAGHCTNTSADWWTDSAHTIAIGVRTASSFPSNDFGLIRYTSKLEHPSAVNTYPGLLQLYGTGSAYVGQAVCRSGATTGVRCGTVTALNATVNYAEGTVTGLIRTNICAENGDSGGPLYTTGGILLGILSGGTGNCTTGGTTYYQPIGEILSVYGLTIP is encoded by the coding sequence ATGAGCCGCCCCTTCCGCCTCGCCGCAACCGCCGTCGCCCTGCTGGCCGCGCTGGCCGCCGCGACCGCGAGCGCCACCTCGGCCGCCGCCGCCCCCGCACCCCAGCACCGGCAGCTGTCGGCCCTGGCGCAGACCCCCGGCACGGCCTGGACCGTCGACCCGGTCACCGGCCGGACCACCGTGACCCTCGACGACACGGTCACCGAGCAGCAGGCCGCGCGCCTGCGCGACGACCTGCGCGGAACCGCCGTCGACCTGCGCCGCGAGCCTGGCCGACTGCGTACGATGCTGGCCGGCGGCGACGCGATCTACGGCAGCACGGCACGCTGCTCGCTGGGCGCCAACGCCCGCCGCGGCACCACCTACTACCTGATCACCGCTGGACACTGCACGAACACGTCCGCCGACTGGTGGACCGACAGCGCCCACACCATCGCGATCGGCGTACGCACGGCCAGCAGCTTTCCCAGCAACGACTTCGGGCTGATCCGCTACACCAGCAAGCTCGAACACCCCAGCGCCGTCAACACCTACCCCGGCCTGCTCCAGCTGTACGGGACCGGCAGCGCGTACGTCGGCCAGGCGGTCTGCCGCAGCGGCGCGACCACCGGCGTCCGCTGCGGCACGGTGACCGCGCTGAACGCCACCGTCAACTACGCCGAGGGCACGGTCACCGGTCTGATCCGGACCAACATCTGCGCGGAGAACGGCGACAGCGGCGGCCCGCTCTACACCACCGGCGGCATCCTGCTGGGCATCCTGTCCGGCGGCACCGGCAACTGCACCACCGGCGGCACGACCTACTACCAGCCCATCGGCGAGATCCTGTCGGTGTACGGCCTGACGATCCCGTGA
- a CDS encoding sulfotransferase, which produces MDTAQVIDPDRLLADAGRDLDLADFGPPHFRTGLRQLAHSLDDDRTLTRAGRDQAREFVLAPLRNRLLLARQAARHPEIAAIPLADPVFVLGGPRSGTTLLHRLLAEHPALHAPRFWELTRPATPDGTTADDLIRDTERGLAALYRQAPAFRTIHATAARDPEECTWLLATEMASMVFSVNFDIPGYTTWLLAQDLTEAYRGHRRQLQHLLWRRPAAGTLLLKDPYHGLWLPAVDRVYPRARYLFLRRDPVTVTASLANLVRTLRQVTHDRTDPDAVEAESGRLVTALTARQEPLRRIPTVAGRTLEIDYDELVAAPDRVVAGVLDFLGLAVDALCRTAPDGGR; this is translated from the coding sequence GTGGACACCGCACAGGTCATCGACCCCGACCGCCTCCTCGCCGATGCCGGCCGCGACCTCGACCTCGCCGACTTCGGCCCGCCCCACTTCCGCACCGGCCTGCGCCAGCTCGCCCACAGCCTCGACGACGACCGCACCCTGACCCGCGCGGGCCGCGACCAGGCCCGCGAATTCGTCCTCGCGCCCCTGCGCAACCGCCTGCTGCTGGCCCGCCAGGCCGCCCGGCACCCCGAGATCGCCGCCATCCCGCTCGCCGACCCCGTCTTCGTCCTCGGCGGGCCCCGCAGCGGCACCACCCTGCTGCACCGCCTGCTCGCCGAGCACCCCGCGCTGCACGCACCCCGGTTCTGGGAACTCACCCGGCCCGCCACCCCGGACGGCACGACCGCCGACGACCTGATCCGCGACACCGAACGCGGGCTCGCGGCCCTCTACCGGCAGGCACCGGCGTTCCGCACCATCCACGCCACTGCGGCGCGGGACCCGGAGGAGTGCACCTGGCTGCTGGCCACCGAGATGGCCAGCATGGTGTTCAGCGTCAACTTCGACATCCCCGGGTACACGACGTGGCTGCTGGCGCAGGACCTGACCGAGGCATACCGGGGGCACCGCCGCCAGCTCCAGCACCTGCTGTGGCGCCGCCCGGCGGCGGGCACGCTGCTGCTCAAGGATCCCTATCACGGGCTGTGGCTGCCGGCGGTCGACCGCGTCTACCCTCGGGCGCGCTACCTGTTCCTGCGTCGCGACCCGGTGACCGTCACCGCGTCACTGGCGAACCTGGTGCGGACCCTGCGCCAGGTCACCCACGACCGGACCGACCCGGACGCGGTCGAGGCCGAGTCCGGCCGCCTGGTCACCGCGCTCACCGCCAGGCAGGAACCGCTGCGCCGGATACCGACGGTGGCCGGGCGCACCCTGGAGATCGACTACGACGAGCTGGTCGCCGCACCGGACCGGGTCGTGGCAGGCGTCCTGGACTTCCTGGGGCTGGCCGTCGACGCCCTCTGCCGCACCGCGCCGGACGGCGGCCGCTGA